Below is a genomic region from Citrobacter tructae.
GAAACCTCACGCGGCGGCTTGGCAATTAAAGTTCAGTGTGACTAATACTTAATTTTCGCCCATCTGCGACGGATGGGCGAATTTACCTCCTCACCCTCGTCTACTGTAATTTTCCCCACTACACTTGCTCTGTTGCTGTTGGCTTCTGTGACCAACGGCTTATCGGGCGGCCCGCATGCAAACAGCACAACGGATCATCAAAAATTATCGCCGTAATCGCTTAATCGTCTGCACAGTTTGTGCACTTCTGACGCTCATTCTTACATTATCTGTCCGATTTATTTCGGAGCGTAATTTAAATCATCATTACACCGTCACGTTCGCCAACCATGCCGTAGAAGAGCTGGATGACATCCTGCTCCCGCTGCAAACCGGACGTGATGTGCTGCTACCGTTAATCGGCCTGCCCTGCTCCGTGGCGCGTTTACCCCTGAGCAAACACGCCGCCAGACTGCAAACCGTACGTTCTATTAACCTTGTTCAGGGTGGCATCCTCTATTGTTCAAGTATCTTTGGCTATCGCAATGTGCCAATCAAGCAACTGCAACCTGAATTGCCCAGCCGGGAGCCGCAGCTGTTGCTGTCTACCGATCATTCATTGATTAAAGGCAGTCCTATTCTGACACAGTGGTATCCGTCGTCTGCCAATGGTGAAGATGGCGTGCTGGAAATCGTCAATATTGAATTATTGTCGAGCATGCTGCTTGAGCCACAGCCCCCGCAAATTACCAATGCCAGTTTAACCTTCGGGAAACGGCATCTACTTTACGGACAAGGCGTCGTCGACAAGCTACCGGAGATTGATGATGAACAGCGCTACCAGCTTTCATCACAACATTTTCCCTTTGCCATTAGCGTCAGCGGGCCAGGGGCCAGCGAGCTGGCGTTAAGACATCTGCCCACGCAGTTACCGTTAGCATTGATGCTCAGTCTGCTGGTCGGGTATCTGGCATGGTTGGCTACCGCCAACAGAATGAGTTTTTCCTGGGAAATTAATCTGGCCCTTGCTGAACGGGAGTTCGAGCTATTTTGCCAGCCGCTGTTGAATGCCAGCACCCAGCAGTGCACGGGCGTTGAAATTCTCTTACGCTGGAACAACCCACGTCAGGGCTGGATTTCACCTGAAGTGTTCATCCCGATCGCTGAAGAGCACAACCTGATTGTGCCCCTGACCCGCCATGTCATCGCAGAAACCATTCAGCAACGACACCTTTTCCCGATGAGCAGCCAGTTCCATATTGGTATCAACGTCGCCGCCAGCCATTTTCGCGACAGTATGCTGTTAAAAGACCTTAATCATTACTGGTTTAGCCAGCATCCCATTCAGCAACTGGTTATTGAACTAACCGAGCGCGATGCGCTCCTGGATGTCGATTATCGGCTGGTGCACGAACTCCACGATCTGGGGGTAAAACTGGCCATCGACGATTTCGGTACCGGCAACAGTTCGCTCTCGTGGCTGGAAAAGTTACGTCCGGATGTGCTGAAGATTGATAAATCATTTACCTCCGCGATCGGTACTGACGCCGTCAATTCGACCGTCACCGATATCATCATCGCATTGGGGAAAAGACTGAATATTGAGCTGGTGGCTGAAGGGGTTGAAACGCAAGCGCAGGCGCAGCATTTGCGGCGACATGGCGTACATATGTTGCAGGGGTTTCTCTACGCCAAGCCGA
It encodes:
- a CDS encoding EAL domain-containing protein — its product is MQTAQRIIKNYRRNRLIVCTVCALLTLILTLSVRFISERNLNHHYTVTFANHAVEELDDILLPLQTGRDVLLPLIGLPCSVARLPLSKHAARLQTVRSINLVQGGILYCSSIFGYRNVPIKQLQPELPSREPQLLLSTDHSLIKGSPILTQWYPSSANGEDGVLEIVNIELLSSMLLEPQPPQITNASLTFGKRHLLYGQGVVDKLPEIDDEQRYQLSSQHFPFAISVSGPGASELALRHLPTQLPLALMLSLLVGYLAWLATANRMSFSWEINLALAEREFELFCQPLLNASTQQCTGVEILLRWNNPRQGWISPEVFIPIAEEHNLIVPLTRHVIAETIQQRHLFPMSSQFHIGINVAASHFRDSMLLKDLNHYWFSQHPIQQLVIELTERDALLDVDYRLVHELHDLGVKLAIDDFGTGNSSLSWLEKLRPDVLKIDKSFTSAIGTDAVNSTVTDIIIALGKRLNIELVAEGVETQAQAQHLRRHGVHMLQGFLYAKPMPLRDFPKWLAGSTPPPARHNGHIMPVMPFR